TAAAGATAACGGTGTATTGTCTTTGCCAATGGGTTACAAAATGCACGATATCCAATTAAAGCTAGATAATGATCAAATTATTGAGGGACATGCAGAGGTTAGAGGTTCAAAGTGGATTGAAGACAGGCAATGTTATGCTATTGGATTTCGTTTTAAACCTATCAACGATGCCAATACCACCAAGTGGCATAACTTTATTTTGGAGTCACGTTACCCCCAAATGACTTTCGACTACCAAGGCGAAAGTGATCACAAGAAAATTTGGGATTTGTTTTCAAATAGTGGTTACTTAAGTGTTGATAAAGAGGATCCTTTTTATACACATATTTTAGATTTAACTAAAAATGCTTGGGAAATGCTTTCTGAAATTGGTACCAAATGGTCTAAAAAAGCTATGATTAAGAGAGCTGGACAGATTGTGGGCCATATCCAAATGGATAGGATTTACCAAGATACTTGGTGTATTCACCATCTAGCGTTAGATCCAAAACTTTCAAAATTGGTAGCCAAAGATATTTACGCATTAACCACAGATGTCTTGTTGGCTGAAGGTGGAGAGTACTTGGTCAGTTTTACAGAAGCGGGTAAGTCATGGAATCAAAGAAGCTATTATGATTTTGTAGAGGATTATCGTTATAAAGATCATAATGAGTTAAAGCAATTTACAGTACTGCAAGTTAACACTGATTTAAAGCCACCACAACCTATCAATGAATTAGGAATTACTTGCCGTATGGCCAATGCTTATGATCATAAAAGAATATTACGTTATGTATCGTTGTATATTAGTGATTTAGAAAAAAAAGCATGCTCATTAAATAGAAAAGGCCTCCATTTAAAAACAATTGAAAGCGCTTGGCAACCTTATGGTTTAGAGCGTGGTAGAGAGTTTATAGTAGCTTATAAAAATAATAAATTAATAGGTTTGTGCGCTTTAGAACATGGTACATCTGGAGTTAATGTTGTAGGTATTTTAGATACACTTTATGTTTATAATTTAGGTTTTGCCGATGATTTTAGTAAGAATAAAGCTCTTGACTCTATGATATATGAAGCTGCTCAATTTTATAAGCGATTAGGAAAGTATAATTTTCTAGTTAATATAGAAAGAGGTCTAGATTTAAATGCTATTAAGTGTGAGCATATGTTTTTAACAGAGGCAATTAGATGGATTGCTAAAAAAGATATTCTTCCACGTTACCGCTCATTCAGCCATTTGCTTTATGGTCACATTATTCTTAATAAAGAAAAAATAAGAGAGAAATTAGCTGAGAAGAAAAAAAATTGCAAAAATCAAGTTTAAATTGTTGTGATAGGTTTATTGCTTATTCAAGTTGCATACATCCTATTAATAGGTTTAGTATACTAGGGTATAAAAACTTTGTATTTTATAATATTTGATAAGGAAAATTTTTTTTGACTAAAACTTTATATCAAGCTCTTTCTTGGCTTGTACTATTATTAAGCTTTTTTTTTATTTTAACTCTTTTTAGACCACTTCTTGAGTATAGTATAAGCGTTCCTGGGAAAAAACTGTTTTCGACATGGGAAATAACATTCTCAGATCCTATCGAATGTAAATATAAGTGTAAATGGCTTGTTTTAAATGAGTCTGTTAAAACAGAGCTTAAAAAATATAGAGGTTTTCTTGGCTTTAGGATTAAAGTAAAAAATTCAGAAATACCAAAAAAAGTAGATAGTTTAGCAGTTTTTCTTGGGCCAATTGGTGATATTGATGAAGCATATTGGAACGGTAATTTTTTAGGTAAAACAGGAGATTTTTTCCCTAAAGGACAATTTAATCACCATGAAAGTAGAGTTTACAATATTCCAA
This window of the Oligoflexia bacterium genome carries:
- a CDS encoding PilZ domain-containing protein, which produces MIKLVKSDSRNHPRIKLPDNVQGKIIVGPDSDMANIIDRSLGGFSLLAKPELLKKARLYQNELLIEYHDQAFKAAIKNYRNDKSGYIYGLQLLDFSEEKSLSFRDNQSDWDLVENPETIQNIFSDLAFKSVNALVTSKQVSGQSVLVPHQYNQDEHSMLFQCLENSHGQISFGKGNFTFHLFQTFHSFEGQVLQMDQSMVKVRLPRTIARMLRRETERILPNQFKVGLQVEINNAFFPKAYKGEIYDISEHGLSILDKDNGVLSLPMGYKMHDIQLKLDNDQIIEGHAEVRGSKWIEDRQCYAIGFRFKPINDANTTKWHNFILESRYPQMTFDYQGESDHKKIWDLFSNSGYLSVDKEDPFYTHILDLTKNAWEMLSEIGTKWSKKAMIKRAGQIVGHIQMDRIYQDTWCIHHLALDPKLSKLVAKDIYALTTDVLLAEGGEYLVSFTEAGKSWNQRSYYDFVEDYRYKDHNELKQFTVLQVNTDLKPPQPINELGITCRMANAYDHKRILRYVSLYISDLEKKACSLNRKGLHLKTIESAWQPYGLERGREFIVAYKNNKLIGLCALEHGTSGVNVVGILDTLYVYNLGFADDFSKNKALDSMIYEAAQFYKRLGKYNFLVNIERGLDLNAIKCEHMFLTEAIRWIAKKDILPRYRSFSHLLYGHIILNKEKIREKLAEKKKNCKNQV